The Pseudomonas sp. G2-4 genome window below encodes:
- a CDS encoding CsiV family protein → MRLFRSLTLLMTLVAPLAFADDLYQVEMILVRQNAEPAIVSRAAPEDWDAGAQRLDATNQRTPALGGIVEKLNASGQYTVLMHKAWQQKVGEQGSKVAISDGAEQFGQFPIEGTLELKLGRFTDVDADFWINQIDANGLVTSSERLKQQSHTKNDQLNFLDNGHLGLLIKLTSLTAPAPRQAPEAIPD, encoded by the coding sequence ATGCGCCTGTTTCGCTCACTGACCTTGCTGATGACCTTGGTCGCTCCCCTGGCGTTTGCCGACGACCTGTATCAGGTTGAAATGATTCTGGTCCGACAAAACGCGGAGCCGGCGATTGTCAGCCGCGCCGCGCCGGAGGACTGGGACGCCGGCGCGCAACGCCTGGACGCGACTAACCAGCGCACACCAGCGTTGGGGGGCATCGTGGAAAAACTCAATGCCAGCGGCCAATACACGGTATTGATGCACAAGGCCTGGCAGCAAAAGGTGGGCGAACAGGGCAGCAAAGTCGCCATCAGCGACGGCGCTGAACAGTTCGGTCAATTCCCTATCGAAGGCACCCTGGAACTGAAACTGGGGCGCTTTACCGATGTGGATGCCGATTTCTGGATCAACCAGATCGACGCCAATGGCCTGGTGACGTCCAGCGAACGCCTAAAGCAGCAAAGCCATACCAAGAATGACCAGTTGAACTTCCTCGACAACGGCCACCTTGGCCTGCTGATCAAGCTCACCTCGCTGACCGCACCTGCGCCACGGCAGGCGCCTGAAGCCATTCCGGACTGA
- the mfd gene encoding transcription-repair coupling factor codes for MPVLRLPLLPAAAGKQHWGNLPGAALSLAIAEAASAAKRFTLLLTADSQSAERLEQELSFFAPDLPVLHFPDWETLPYDLFSPHQDIISQRIASLYRLPELSHGVLVVPITTALHRLAPTQFLLGSSLVLDIGQKLDVEQMRSRLEASGYRCVDTVYEHGEFAVRGALIDLFPMGSKLPYRIDLFDDEIETLRTFDPDNQRSIDKVQSIRLLPAKEFPLQKDAVTRFKARFRERFDVDFRRCPIFQDLSSGITPAGIEYYLPLFFEETSTLFDYLPQDTQVFSLPGIEQAAENFWNDVRNRYEERRVDPARPLLPPAELFLPVEDCFARLKSWPRVVASQQDVETGVGRERFPAKALPDLAIEAKATQPLAALAGFLDAFPGRVLFTAESAGRREVLLELLERLKLRPKTVDSWPDFVAGKDRLAITIAPLNDGLVLDDPALALVAESPLFGQRVMQRRRREKRADAANDAVIKNLTELREGAPVVHIDHGVGRYLGLATLEIDSQAAEFLTLEYAEGAKLYVPVANLHLIARYTGSDDALAPLHRLGSETWQKAKRKAAEQVRDVAAELLDIYARRAAREGYAFADPKADYETFSAGFPFEETVDQQTTIEAVRADMLAPKPMDRLVCGDVGFGKTEVAMRAAFIAVHGGKQVAILVPTTLLAQQHYNSFRDRFADWPVTVEVMSRFKSTKEVNAAVADLAEGKIDIVIGTHKLLQDDVKIKNLGLVIIDEEHRFGVRQKEQLKALRSEVDILTLTATPIPRTLNMAVSGMRDLSIIATPPARRLSVRTFVMEQNKSTIKEALLRELLRGGQVYYLHNDVKTIDKCAADLAELVPEARIGIGHGQMRERELEQVMSDFYHKRFNVLIASTIIETGIDVPSANTIIIERADKFGLAQLHQLRGRVGRSHHQAYAYLLTPPRQQITPDAEKRLEAIANTQDLGAGFVLATNDLEIRGAGELLGDGQSGQIQAVGFTLYMEMLERAVKSIRKGEQPNLDQPLGGGPEINLRVPALIPEDYLPDVHARLILYKRIASASDEDGLKDLQVEMIDRFGLLPEPTKNLVRTTLLKLKAEQLGIKKVDGGPNGGRIEFEAQTPVDPLVLIKLIQGQPKRYKFEGATMFKFMVPMERPEERFNTVEALFERLTPTTA; via the coding sequence GTGCCCGTTCTGCGTCTTCCGCTACTCCCTGCCGCGGCAGGTAAACAGCACTGGGGCAACCTGCCCGGTGCCGCCCTGAGCCTGGCTATCGCCGAGGCTGCCAGCGCTGCCAAGCGTTTCACCCTGCTACTGACCGCCGACAGCCAAAGCGCTGAACGGTTGGAACAGGAGCTGAGTTTCTTCGCCCCGGACTTGCCCGTGCTGCATTTCCCGGACTGGGAAACCCTGCCCTACGATCTGTTTTCGCCCCACCAGGACATCATTTCCCAGCGAATCGCCAGCCTTTATCGGCTGCCGGAGCTCAGTCATGGCGTTTTGGTAGTGCCGATCACCACAGCCCTACATCGCCTGGCTCCAACCCAGTTCCTGCTCGGCAGCAGCCTGGTGCTGGACATCGGCCAGAAGCTCGACGTCGAGCAAATGCGCAGCCGTCTGGAGGCCAGTGGCTATCGCTGCGTCGACACGGTGTACGAGCATGGCGAGTTTGCCGTACGCGGCGCACTGATCGACCTGTTCCCGATGGGCAGCAAACTGCCTTATCGCATCGACCTGTTCGATGACGAAATCGAGACGCTGCGCACCTTCGACCCGGACAACCAGCGCTCCATCGATAAGGTGCAGTCGATCCGCCTGTTGCCGGCCAAGGAATTTCCCCTGCAAAAAGACGCCGTGACCCGCTTCAAGGCGCGGTTTCGCGAGCGCTTCGATGTGGATTTCCGCCGCTGCCCGATCTTCCAGGACCTGAGCAGCGGGATTACCCCCGCCGGTATCGAGTACTACCTGCCGCTGTTTTTTGAAGAAACCTCCACCCTGTTCGATTACCTGCCCCAGGACACCCAGGTGTTTTCCCTGCCGGGCATTGAACAGGCGGCGGAAAATTTCTGGAACGACGTGCGCAATCGCTACGAAGAGCGGCGCGTCGATCCTGCCCGTCCTTTATTGCCACCGGCCGAGCTGTTCCTGCCGGTGGAAGACTGCTTTGCCCGTCTCAAGAGTTGGCCACGGGTGGTGGCGAGCCAGCAGGACGTGGAAACCGGCGTCGGCCGTGAGCGCTTCCCGGCCAAGGCATTACCGGACCTGGCGATCGAAGCCAAGGCTACGCAACCCTTGGCGGCGCTTGCCGGCTTCCTCGACGCGTTCCCCGGCCGCGTACTGTTCACCGCCGAATCCGCCGGCCGTCGCGAAGTGCTGTTGGAGCTGCTCGAACGCCTGAAACTGCGCCCCAAGACAGTCGACAGCTGGCCGGATTTCGTCGCGGGCAAGGATCGGCTGGCGATTACCATCGCGCCACTGAATGATGGCCTGGTGCTGGATGACCCGGCCCTGGCGCTGGTTGCCGAAAGCCCGCTGTTCGGCCAGCGCGTCATGCAGCGGCGCCGGCGCGAGAAGCGCGCCGACGCCGCCAACGACGCAGTCATCAAGAACCTCACCGAGCTGCGTGAAGGCGCGCCGGTGGTGCATATCGATCACGGCGTGGGCCGTTACCTGGGCCTGGCGACCCTGGAAATCGACAGTCAGGCTGCCGAATTCCTGACCCTGGAATACGCCGAGGGCGCCAAGCTCTACGTGCCGGTGGCGAACCTGCACCTGATTGCCCGCTACACCGGCAGCGACGACGCCCTGGCGCCGCTGCACCGCCTGGGCTCGGAAACCTGGCAGAAAGCCAAGCGCAAAGCCGCCGAACAGGTGCGCGACGTGGCTGCCGAGTTGTTGGACATCTATGCCCGCCGCGCCGCGCGTGAAGGTTATGCCTTCGCCGACCCGAAAGCCGATTATGAAACCTTCAGCGCCGGTTTCCCTTTCGAAGAAACCGTCGACCAACAGACCACCATCGAAGCCGTGCGCGCCGACATGCTCGCGCCCAAGCCGATGGACCGGCTGGTGTGCGGCGACGTCGGCTTCGGCAAGACCGAAGTGGCGATGCGCGCCGCCTTCATTGCCGTGCACGGGGGCAAGCAAGTGGCGATCCTGGTGCCCACCACCCTGCTCGCCCAGCAACACTACAACAGTTTCCGCGACCGTTTCGCCGACTGGCCGGTGACCGTGGAAGTGATGAGCCGCTTCAAGTCCACCAAGGAAGTGAACGCCGCCGTGGCCGATCTGGCCGAGGGCAAGATCGACATCGTCATCGGTACGCACAAGTTGCTGCAGGACGACGTGAAGATCAAAAACCTGGGCCTGGTGATCATCGACGAAGAACACCGCTTTGGTGTGCGCCAGAAAGAACAGCTCAAGGCCCTGCGCAGCGAAGTCGATATCCTGACCCTGACGGCCACGCCAATCCCGCGCACGCTGAACATGGCGGTGTCGGGCATGCGCGATCTGTCGATCATCGCCACGCCGCCAGCCCGTCGCCTGTCGGTGCGCACGTTCGTCATGGAGCAGAACAAAAGCACGATCAAGGAAGCCTTGCTGCGCGAGCTGCTGCGTGGCGGCCAGGTCTATTATCTGCACAACGACGTGAAGACCATCGACAAGTGTGCCGCCGACCTGGCCGAACTGGTGCCGGAGGCCCGCATTGGCATCGGCCATGGGCAGATGCGCGAGCGTGAACTCGAACAGGTGATGAGCGACTTCTACCACAAGCGCTTCAACGTGCTGATTGCCTCGACCATCATCGAGACCGGCATCGACGTGCCCAGCGCCAACACCATCATCATCGAGCGTGCCGACAAGTTCGGCCTGGCCCAGTTGCACCAGTTGCGCGGCCGGGTCGGGCGCAGTCACCACCAGGCCTATGCCTACCTGCTGACGCCGCCGCGCCAGCAGATCACCCCGGATGCGGAGAAGCGCCTGGAGGCCATCGCCAATACCCAGGACCTCGGTGCCGGGTTCGTGCTGGCCACCAATGACCTGGAAATCCGTGGCGCTGGCGAATTGCTGGGCGATGGCCAGAGCGGCCAGATCCAGGCCGTCGGCTTCACCCTGTACATGGAAATGCTCGAGCGGGCGGTCAAGTCGATTCGCAAGGGCGAGCAGCCGAACCTTGACCAGCCCCTCGGCGGCGGACCGGAAATCAACCTGCGGGTGCCGGCACTGATCCCGGAAGACTATCTGCCGGATGTTCATGCGCGGTTGATCCTCTACAAGCGCATCGCCTCGGCCAGCGACGAGGACGGCCTCAAGGACCTGCAAGTGGAGATGATCGACCGGTTCGGTCTGCTGCCGGAACCGACCAAGAACCTGGTGCGCACGACACTGCTCAAACTCAAGGCCGAACAACTGGGCATCAAGAAAGTCGACGGCGGCCCCAACGGCGGTCGTATCGAGTTCGAGGCCCAGACGCCGGTCGATCCGCTGGTGCTGATCAAGCTGATCCAGGGCCAGCCCAAACGCTACAAGTTCGAAGGTGCCACGATGTTCAAATTCATGGTGCCCATGGAACGCCCGGAAGAGCGTTTCAATACCGTAGAAGCGCTGTTCGAGCGCCTCACTCCGACCACTGCTTGA